A window from Scleropages formosus chromosome 17, fSclFor1.1, whole genome shotgun sequence encodes these proteins:
- the cntrl gene encoding centriolin isoform X1 has product MTTAAAQKATAGAPVSGILSPDLRSRTPSPSQSPRVPITNSSLGSSSRIEAPEDCDTGALRNRGEPKSAGTRYITEALVKKLTQQENLAFVRSLNLSLSKSSGKKFKFIENLDKCERLQVLNLSHNLIEKIEKLEKLHKLHELNLSHNRIRKIEGLEHMGSLQLLNLANNNIEHVPPWLSRKLRSLQCLNLQHNNIFSLHEIVKLKSLKNLTELVLAENPVSNLPHYRLFLVFHLRALEKLDGLPVSVQERNIAHQRFHMEEVEHLEQELESQLAVIEKLREEQTATLQELEKQETLNRNLQLQNREQQSCQAQLERELETKNELLKRKTMELTRACQKQYELEQELAFHKIDAKFEPLPYYPDQELGEVDSPGESPYIGKARHKRNKFTPQPLGPEGPHLTSLGDTSIDAPEMHTPDRQNVYHAQAQAEDRLRQLHQEIESAEKQILRASTELHQLEEAVSQKRILEAEKEQLRQQLRRKMQQVDQLSGEAQGLEGQLEKQVAQMSQAQGEMDHLQSLLGTLDPSDPQHAHVKAQVSSKSQLLDMLSKRHHELEARLDHMLSRIAKETEEIKDLEQQLTDGQIAANEALKRDLEGIIAGLQEYLEGVKGQAFRAETECRQLQREKEALQRHLQDSEEQRNQLEMIIMDAEGDKEEKTQLQRELRDLRVENAELRQSQGQISAYKAKLEAQLQEHNAEVERLKEELGRMRRFSQNEQGVLQAELEKERHGRENALAQVELAVEKDKERQELQDQLRMLREENGSLRRQIHTLQRQLKEARATSLCPQEVTHHLEELIRSIASGAGEIRLSREEGALGPSLRRLQAELGSVVSAALADREEAASLREQLQQAQEEHKAAKAKVAEKRKSEMKILREELQEAQELQTLAQQRVQEAEEERDRLYAELEARDRKQGSEDCRTQQQLQSLDKELRDLKRSVAAADKVAALQLSDAKDQLYSMHGTVRKINKERSEDAEELEKSRKQAAAAAQALAEAEAEIQHLQRLLRDRELQQEHQADGSDQQQQELERLHQALSRQQAQTKRLWEQLTQAQQDKIGNLDELIRETEALKNSLAQQTSFMSTLQEPHGGRGCWYYVPSPPNPPSVGSHGTQDSGLGLQYPPSPNRGQRGRTERGQPAAPPARGYWLYCPPHHGHSGTSRRGEKHDSEGESDAGSSASEHHFIPPSGSAIYTVLPDGSPLPPGTAVYAPPAVGLSVSPGTVVCGPPPTGAPLVFGPPPSSLMVPLVHTGVLLCNMPGHQQMEKELRTLQEQARELRRKQRSEERVGANVQRLIEQRTDLEQEVQELRRAVSRLSFRREALQGDLTSLVGELELEKSLWQHEEVLEEVQCVEKTLMHRRAELREADRLLMEAESELKDAREKTRQTLQRHTEAQKHLEDTERELEEMEARAQDTATQLVQASQTLRAVQGELQVLQRHREEQEQTLLDMKDMVSSQDMKFQDLCSQVNQATERLEALMNSIQEAQHREAVYLGTLQELESMLSQRRSKLDGLSVEVALQQQEVDSLDRKLGQLREDERLLQDSVEQQRQSLAEVLQQGEEEAQDLRSCIKELRVDLDALSAQKLELGSQLAERRAEVSLLSEEALREEQALHSTLAQIDKHKTEMKHIQEMIQLENDKLQSIRQQEEEHQDQLEKSQKSLVQVHVELQDLQQAVQQREAQDERQRQLLGQEQKHLKALSDEMQGLKQQTQALEKHRNALKEQCRNLEARRVHAEKCLAVAEEGARVAEVELTRLEGEMERIKQEQRLAHKLKREMNRDAAAAQQQLEEKTQELNSLKNQLDGTKNELELLEEDVKAATERCEELRRQKEELQEAADSFQESKRKAVLLSQKLQELEDELLKRQAGVEQEDQRLQTLKQEAVEVEERQQQKLLKLQAQVRALEGALAERREKLERVTGSVAELEEQSRRLRRDQEQWTQLKNHLEQTERERQLRVQAGESRALRHELEECRKELQRLQEDLLTERRSQAELRAHSQAAEARAMEAEQELAKLQGNLATAEQEAQESHQRVRRLQKELSSMSQEQRSLKDKLRSHREGESRLREIKDTVRSLKTEVKAELSNGIRELEMPSSDASDTESHKENYPHFSTLRRAAFSAKDEQWCGDVLREKLRQQEDHLKAQLRRSMWSQEAALSQRRQQTEGTLQGLRRHVDRLDELLLNSSPDSMSLNHSEPPLKHGRPSTSQNWSLESSPVRLDPALPEKGPADRSW; this is encoded by the exons ATGACGACCGCAGCGGCACAGAAGGCAACAGCTGGAGCACCTGTGTCCGGTATCCTGAGTCCAGACCTTCGGAGCAGGACTCCATCACCCTCCCAGAGCCCACGCGTGCCAATAACCAATTCGAGTTTAGGGAGCTCTTCTCGCATCGAAGCACCCGAGGACTGTGACACAGGAGCGCTCCGCAACAGAG GGGAACCGAAAAGTGCTGGCACACGCTATATTACAGAAGCCCTGGTGAAGAAGTTAACACAACAGGAGAACCTGGCCTTTGTGCGGTCCCTAAACCTGTCGCTCTCAAAGAGCAGTGGCAAGAAGTTTAAG TTCATTGAAAACCTGGACAAATGTGAACGACTGCAGGTCCTCAACCTCAGTCACAATCTCATTGAGAAAattgaaaaacttgaaaaactgcataaaCTGCATGAACTCAACCTTTCCCACAACAGAATAAG GAAAATTGAAGGTTTGGAGCACATGGGTAGCCTTCAGCTGCTTAACTTGGCCAACAACAACATTGAACATGTGCCTCCTTGGCTGTCGAGAAAACTTAGATCACTTCAGTGTCTAAACCTGCAACATAACAACATCTTTTCG CTACATGAAATTGTCAAGCTGAAGTCACTGAAGAACCTGACTGAGCTGGTGCTAGCGGAGAACCCTGTGTCCAACCTGCCCCACTACAGGCTCTTCTTGGTCTTCCACTTGAGGGCTCTAGAGAAGCTAGATGGGCTGCCAGTCAGCGTGCAGGAGCGAAACATAGCCCATCAGCGCTTCCATATGG AGGAGGTTGAGCATCTCGAGCAAGAATTGGAGAGTCAGCTGGCAGTGATCGAGAAGCTCAGGGAGGAGCAGACGGCTACGTTACAGGAGCTGGAAAAGCAGGAGACCCTCAACCGGAATCTGCAGCTCCAGAATCGTGAGCAGCAGAGCTGCCAGGCTCAGCTAGAGAGGGAACTGGAGACCAAGAACGAGCTG CTGAAGAGGAAGACGATGGAACTGACACGGGCCTGTCAGAAGCAATACgaactggagcaggagctggccTTCCATAAAATAGATGCCAAGTTTGAACCACTGCCTTACTATCCCGATCAG GAGCTGGGGGAGGTGGACTCACCTGGGGAGAGCCCCTACATTGGCAAGGCACGCCACAAGAGGAACAAGTTTACTCCACAGCCATTGGGGCCAGAAGGACCACATCTGACCTCACTGGGTGACACGAGCATAGATGCCCCTGAGATGCACACACCAGACCGTCAGAATGTTTACCACGCCCAGGCACAAG CAGAGGACCGACTACGCCAATTGCATCAAGAGATTGAAAGTGCTGAAAAGCAGATCCTGAGGGCGAGCACAGAGCTCCACCAGCTGGAGGAGGCTGTCTCCCAGAAACGG ATCTTGGAGGCTGAAAAGGAGCAGCTAAGGCAGCAGCTGCGCAGGAAGATGCAGCAGGTGGACCAGCTGAGTGGCGAGGCCCAGGGGCTGGAAGGGCAGCTTGAGAAACAAGTGGCCCAGATGAGCCAAGCACAAGGGGAGATGGATCACCTGCAGAGCCTGCTGGGAACCCTGGATCCTAGTGATCCACAACAT GCCCATGTCAAGGCCCAAGTGTCCAGTAAAAGCCAGCTACTGGACATGTTAAGCAAGAGGCACCATGAGCTGGAGGCCAGGCTGGACCACATGCTCTCCCGCATTGCCAAAGAAACCGAGGAAATCAAGGACCTGGAGCAGCAGCTCACTGATG GCCAGATTGCAGCGAATGAGGCTTTGAAGCGGGACCTGGAGGGCATCATCGCAGGACTTCAAGAGTACCTAGAGGGGGTTAAAGGTCAGGCATTCCGTGCTGAGACAGAATGCCGCCAACTTCAAAGGGAGAAGGAGGCCCTACAGCGCCACCTACAGGACAGCGAGGAGCAACGCAACCAGTTGGAAATGATTATTATGGATGCAGAAGGTGACAAAGAG GAGAAGACACAGTTGCAGAGGGAGCTCCGTGACCTCCGGGTGGAGAATGCAGAGCTGCGTCAGTCTCAGGGTCAGATAAGTGCATACAAGGCCAAGCTGGAGGCCCAGCTGCAGGAGCATAACGCAGAGGTGGAGCGTCTGAAGGAGGAGCTGGGACGAATGCGCAGGTTCAGTCAG AATGAGCAGGGGGTGCTGCAAGCAGAGCTGGAGAAAGAGCGACATGGAAGAGAGAACGCCTTGGCACAGGTGGAGCTGGCAGTGGAGAAGGACAAGGAGCGTCAGGAGCTGCAGGATCAGCTCCGCATGTTACGA GAGGAGAACGGCTCCCTTAGGAGGCAGATTCACACTCTGCAGAGACAGCTAAAAGAGGCCAGAGCCACGTCGCTCTGCCCACAGGAAGTGACCCATCATCTGGAAGAACTCATTAGGAGCATTGCTTCAGGAGCAGGGGAGATCAG gctgagcagggaggAGGGTGCGCTGGGGCCCAGCCTGAGGCGACTGCAGGCAGAGCTGGGCTCCGTGGTCTCAGCTGCACTGGCGGACAGGGAGGAGGCTGCTTCTCTGAGGGAGCAGCTGCAACAGGCCCAGGAGGAGCACAAGGCAGCCAAGGCCAAG GTTGCTGAGAAACGTAAGAGTGAGATGAAAATACTCagggaggagctgcaggaggcaCAAGAGCTGCAGACCCTGGCGCAGCAGCGGGTGCAGGAAGCTGAGGAAGAGCGAGATCGTTTGTATGCTGAGCTGGAGGCTCGAGATCGCAAG CAGGGGTCAGAGGACTGTCGCacgcagcagcagctccagtccTTAGATAAAGAACTGAGGGACCTGAAGAGGTCCGTGGCAGCTGCAGATAAGGTTGCTGCCCTCCAGCTCAGTGATGCCAAAGATCAGCTGTACTCCATGCATGGTACTGTACGCAAGATCAACAAGGAGAGATCTGAG gatgcagaagagctggaaaagTCCCGTAaacaggcagcagctgcagcacaggcactggctgaagctgAGGCTGAGATCCAGCACCTGCAGAGGCtcctgagggacagagagctgcag CAGGAACACCAGGCTGATGGCAGTGACCAGCAACAGCAGGAGTTGGAGCGCCTGCATCAGGCTTTGAGCCGACAGCAAGCGCAGACCAAGCGGCTATGGGAGCAACTGACTCAGGCACAGCAAG ATAAGATTGGGAACCTAGATGAACTGATCAGGGAAACTGAGGCTCTGAAAAACAGCCTTGCCCAGCAGACCAGCTTCATGTCCACCCTGCAGGAGCCTCATGGAGGCAGAGGCTGCTGGTACTATGTACCATCACCACCCAAT CCCCCTAGTGTTGGTTCACATGGCACACAGGACTCGGGCCTCGGCCTGCAGTATCCACCTTCACCAAACAGGGGACAGAGAGGGAGGACAGAACGCGGACAGCCTGCAGCACCCCCTGCTAGAGGCTACTGGCTCTACTGCCCACCCCACCATGGACATTCAGGGACTAGTAGAAGAG GTGAAAAGCATGACAGTGAAGGGGAAAGTGATGCTGGCAGCAGTGCTTCAGAACATCACTTCATACCTCCATCAGGCTCTGCTATTTACACTGTGCTGCCTGATGGTTCCCCACTCCCCCCTGGGACAGCGGTCTAtgcgcctccagctgtagggcTATCTGTCAGCCCTGGGACAGTCGTCTGTGGGCCACCACCAACTGGAGCCCCGCTGGTGTTTGGCCCTCCTCCTTCAAGCCTCATGGTGCCCCTTGTCCATACTGGTGTCCTGCTCTGCAACATGCCAGGCCATCAGCAGATG GAGAAGGAGCTTCGCACACTGCAGGAGCAGGCAAGGGAGCTCAGAAGGAAGCAAAGAAGTGAGGAGCGTGTAGGTGCAAATGTACAGAGGTTGATAGAGCAGCGGACGGACTTGGAGCAAGAGGTGCAGGAACTGCGTCGAGCTGTGAGCCGCCTCAGCTTTCGCAG AGAAGCTCTCCAGGGTGACCTGACCTCTTTGGTTGGGGAGTTAGAGCTTGAAAAGTCACTGTGGCAGCATGAAGAGGTTCTTGAAGAGGTACAATGTGTGGAGAAGACACTGATGCACCGCAGGGCAGAGCTGAGAGAAGCTGACCGATTACTGATGGAGGCCGAGAGTGAACTGAAAGACGCTCGGGAAAAG ACCAGACAGACATTGCAGCGCCACACTGAGGCCCAGAAACACCTGGAAGACACAGAacgggagctggaggagatggaAGCCCGTGCCCAGGACACCGCTACCCAGCTGGTACAGGCCAGTCAGACGCTCAG GGCTGTTCAAGGGGAGCTGCAGGTCTTGCAAAGACACAGGGAAGAGCAGGAACAGACCCTGCTGGATATGAAGGATATGGTCTCCTCACAAGACATGAAGTTCCAGGACCTTTGCAGCCAGGTGAATCAAGCCACTGAGAG ACTGGAAGCCCTCATGAACAGCATCCAGGAGGCCCAACACAGAGAAGCAGTTTACCTGGGCACTCTCCAAGAACTGGAAAGCATGTTAAGCCAGCGCAGGAGCAAACTTGATGGGCTCAGTGTTGAG GTGGCACTTCAGCAACAGGAAGTGGATTCTCTGGACAGGAAGCTGGGCCAGCTGCGAGAGGATGAGCGCCTCCTGCAGGATAGTGTGGAGCAGCAGAGGCAGAGTCTGGCAGAAGTGCTGCAACAAGGCGAGGAGGAAGCACAGGACCTGCGGAGCTGCATCAAG GAGCTGCGAGTGGACCTCGATGCCCTCAGTGCCCAGAAATTGGAGCTGGGCTCCCAACTGGCAGAGAGAAGAGCTGAAGTGTCTCTCCTCAGTGAGGAGGCGCTGCGTGAGGAGCAGGCCCTGCACAGCACTCTGGCGCAGATCGACAAGCACAAAACAG AGATGAAGCACATACAGGAGATGATCCAGCTAGAGAATGACAAGCTGCAGAGcatcaggcagcaggaggaggaacatCAGGACCAGCTGGAAAAGAGCCAGAAGTCCCTGGTGCAG GTGCATGTGGAGCTGCAGGACCTGCAGCAAGCTGTGCAGCAGCGTGAAGCCCAGGATGAGAGGCAAAGACAGTTGCTGGGGCAGGAGCAAAAACACCTGAAGGCCCTGAGCGATGAGATGCAGGGCCTTAAGCAGCAGACGCAGGCTCTGGAGAAACACAGGAATGCACTCAAAGAGCAGTGCAGGAACCTGGAAGCCAGACGTGTCCATGCGGAAAA GTGCCTGGCAGTGGCAGAGGAAGGAGCCCGTGTGGCAGAGGTGGAACTGAccaggctggaaggggagatgGAGCGCATTAAGCAAGAGCAGCGACTTGCTCATAAATTGAAACGGGAGATGAACAGGGatgctgcagctgctcagcaACAGCTTGAAG agaaaacacaggAGCTGAACAGCCTGAAGAACCAGCTGGACGGCACTAAGAACGAACTGGAGCTACTGGAAGAG GACGTGAAAGCTGCCACCGAGAGATGTGAGGAGCTGCGGCGGCAGAAGGAGGAGCTACAGGAAGCAGCAGACAGCTTTCAGGAGAGCAAGCGCAAGGCGGTCTTGCTGAGCCAGAAGCTTCAAGAGCTGGAGGACGAGCTGCTCAAACGTCAGGCCGGCGTGGAGCAGGAGGATCAG CGTTTGCAGACACTAAAGCAGGAGGCAGTGGAGGTGGAAGAGCGGCAGCAGCAGAAACTGCTCAAGCTGCAGGCTCAGGTTCGGGCGCTGGAGGGCGCTTTGGCCGAGCGGCGTGAGAAGCTGGAAAGGGTGACAGGCAGTGTtgcggagctggaggagcagagcaGAAGACTGCGGAGAGACCAGGAGCAGTGGACCCAGCTCAAGAACCATCTGGAGCAGACTG AGCGGGAGAGGCAGCTGCGGGTCCAGGCAGGGGAGTCCAGGGCCCTGAGGCATGAGCTAGAAGAGTGTCGCAAAGAGCTGCAGCGCCTACAGGAGGATCTGCTCACAGAGAGGAGGAGCCAGGCTGAGCTCAGAGCTCACAGCCAGGCAGCCGAGGCGCGAGCTATGGAGGCGGAGCAG